The proteins below come from a single Aegilops tauschii subsp. strangulata cultivar AL8/78 chromosome 6, Aet v6.0, whole genome shotgun sequence genomic window:
- the LOC109761906 gene encoding putative disease resistance protein RGA4, with protein MEMVVTAIAGDLVNRFISFLIKKHESHANLEKKVERLQQLLLRIHMVVEEAEGRYITNSRMLLELKRLSEAMYQGYHVLDTIKYKALCSTRDEKKVSSSSNALSLTNSIKCFHTNSTNCFHTTRSTTTIFHDLDSVLENLETMVSNMTEFVVLVGGCERMPRSPYDTYLYIDNFMFGRQVEKQQIMNVLLQENIPPFAPTVLPIISTNRVGKKTLVAHVCNNDRVRSHFSLILRLKGESIHKTEHGAFVPTGRTLVVLEFTSDIDDVSWQKFYSTTRRMGKGSKIIIISRIESVSRLGTIRPMHLNSLSLEEYSYLFKVLAFGSTNPDDHPRLSLVASELAVLMGGSLVVANVCADIFRKNQNLQFWQHILNKYRNFLANNFSVFCEHPKLLIERDRPVDISKLVSSTSAPLRLMPPHCEDDDSTRDLPKVRYGDLIAGSVVPPREKFELVGWESRIPPYKKYVNVAMFSGEVNVSEHVVSPCKKRIRFS; from the coding sequence ATGGAGATGGTTGTCACTGCGATTGCAGGTGACCTAGTTAACCGGTTCATATCCTTCTTGATAAAGAAGCACGAGAGCCATGCAAATCTAGAGAAGAAAGTGGAAAGGCTACAACAGCTGCTTCTTCGAATTCACATGGTCGTCGAGGAGGCTGAGGGGCGATACATCACCAACTCCAGAATGTTGCTTGAGCTCAAGAGGCTTTCAGAGGCCATGTACCAAGGTTACCATGTCCTGGACACCATCAAGTACAAGGCCCTTTGCAGCACAAGGGACGAAAAGAAGGTTAGCAGCAGCTCCAATGCCTTGTCGCTCACGAATTCTATCAAGTGCTTTCATACCAATTCTACCAACTGCTTTCATACCACAAGGAGCACTACTACAATTTTTCATGACCTTGATAGTGTATTGGAGAACTTAGAAACCATGGTTTCTAACATGACAGAGTTTGTCGTGCTTGTTGGAGGATGTGAGCGCATGCCTCGTAGCCCTTACGACACGTACCTCTACATCGACAACTTCATGTTTGGTCGTCAAGTagaaaaacagcaaatcatgaATGTTTTGCTGCAAGAAAATATTCCTCCTTTCGCTCCAACTGTTCTTCCGATCATCAGCACCAATAGAGTGGGCAAGAAAACTCTAGTCGCGCATGTTTGTAACAATGATAGAGTTAGATCACACTTCTCTTTGATCTTGCGTCTGAAAGGGGAAAGCATTCACAAAACTGAGCATGGAGCTTTCGTTCCAACTGGGAGGACTTTGGTTGTGCTTGAATTTACTTCAGACATAGATGATGTTAgttggcaaaagttttattccaCAACTAGACGTATGGGAAAAGGAAGCAAGATCATCATCATAAGTAGGATCGAGAGTGTATCGAGACTCGGAACCATAAGGCCGATGCACTTAAACAGCTTGTCGCTGGAGGAGTACAGTTACCTCTTCAAGGTCCTTGCATTCGGAAGCACAAATCCAGATGATCACCCCCGGCTATCATTGGTAGCGAGTGAGCTAGCTGTGTTGATGGGAGGTTCGCTCGTGGTAGCAAATGTGTGCGCCGATATCTTCAGAAAGAACCAGAATCTTCAGTTCTGGCAACATATCCTCAACAAGTACAGAAACTTTCTGGCGAACAATTTCTCGGTGTTTTGTGAACATCCAAAGCTTCTCATCGAGAGAGATCGCCCAGTGGATATATCAAAACTCGTGTCATCGACCTCTGCTCCGCTTCGCCTCATGCCACCGCACTGCGAAGACGACGATTCTACGAGGGATTTGCCCAAGGTGAGGTATGGGGACCTGATCGCCGGCTCCGTTGTTCCGCCGAGGGAGAAGTTTGAGCTAGTAGGTTGGGAGTCGCGGATACCGCCATATAAGAAGTATGTCAATGTTGCTATGTTCTCTGGTGAGGTGAATGTTTCGGAACATGTGGTCTCACCTTGTAAGAAGCGCATACGATTTAGTTAA